A single region of the ANME-2 cluster archaeon genome encodes:
- a CDS encoding hydrogenase iron-sulfur subunit encodes MPENGWEPKIVAFCCNWCSYGGADTAGMGRFQQPASTRVIRVMCSGRIDPLHVFNAFLEGADAVLVTGCHIGDCHYVNGNEKTEVRYGFLEDMIQQLGLEPERLHLNWISASEGERFANFIRDVTAKVKELGPSPLKPAGVS; translated from the coding sequence ATGCCTGAGAATGGATGGGAGCCCAAGATAGTGGCATTCTGCTGTAACTGGTGCAGTTACGGTGGTGCGGATACCGCTGGTATGGGCAGGTTCCAGCAGCCTGCGTCCACCAGGGTCATCAGGGTCATGTGCTCGGGCAGGATTGACCCGCTGCATGTGTTCAATGCGTTCCTGGAGGGTGCGGATGCAGTGCTGGTCACCGGGTGTCATATCGGGGACTGCCATTACGTGAACGGGAACGAGAAGACCGAAGTGAGGTACGGGTTCCTTGAGGATATGATACAGCAGCTGGGACTGGAGCCCGAAAGGCTGCACCTGAACTGGATATCTGCCAGCGAGGGCGAGCGGTTTGCCAATTTTATCAGGGATGTTACCGCGAAGGTGAAGGAACTGGGACCCAGTCCTCTTAAGCCTGCGGGGGTGAGCTGA